A region of Streptomyces sp. NBC_01750 DNA encodes the following proteins:
- the rpsN gene encoding 30S ribosomal protein S14, whose translation MAKKSKIVRNERRKVIVERYTARRAELKEIIRRPGTSETERIAAQAELRRQPRDASATRVRNRDSVDGRPRGHLRKFGLSRVGLREQAHAGFLPGVRKSSW comes from the coding sequence ATGGCGAAGAAGAGCAAGATCGTCCGTAATGAGCGGCGCAAGGTGATCGTGGAGCGATATACCGCTCGGCGGGCGGAGTTGAAGGAGATCATCCGCCGCCCGGGCACGAGCGAGACCGAAAGGATCGCCGCGCAGGCGGAGTTGCGGCGACAGCCGCGCGACGCGAGCGCCACGCGGGTACGGAACCGGGACAGCGTGGACGGCCGGCCCCGCGGGCATCTGCGGAAGTTCGGGCTTTCCCGGGTGGGGCTTCGTGAACAGGCGCACGCCGGGTTCCTGCCGGGGGTGCGGAAGTCCTCCTGGTAG
- the rpmB gene encoding 50S ribosomal protein L28, whose amino-acid sequence MSHSHRRTSRRFDPNIRRKRYWLPSEGRRVRLTLSARAIKTVDTIGIEAAVARVRARGVKV is encoded by the coding sequence ATCTCCCACTCGCACCGGCGCACGTCCCGTCGCTTCGACCCCAACATCCGGCGCAAGCGCTACTGGCTGCCGAGCGAGGGCCGCCGTGTCCGGCTGACGCTGAGCGCCCGCGCGATCAAGACCGTCGACACCATCGGCATCGAAGCGGCCGTGGCCCGGGTCCGTGCCCGCGGGGTGAAGGTCTGA
- the rpsR gene encoding 30S ribosomal protein S18 — MSPRRTDPRKPVKSRPNPLDRAGIIYIDYKDTDLLRRFISDRGKIRSRRVTRVSAQQQRRLALAIKNAREMALLPYASAR, encoded by the coding sequence ATGTCCCCGCGCCGCACCGACCCGCGCAAGCCTGTCAAGTCCCGCCCCAATCCGCTGGACAGGGCGGGGATCATCTACATCGACTACAAGGACACCGATCTGCTCAGGAGGTTCATCTCGGACCGCGGCAAGATCCGCAGCCGCCGGGTGACGCGGGTGAGCGCCCAGCAGCAGCGCCGGCTGGCGCTGGCGATCAAGAACGCGCGGGAGATGGCGCTGCTGCCGTACGCCTCCGCCCGCTGA
- a CDS encoding DUF397 domain-containing protein: MHHAYNGIAATELHGVVWQKSRHSNSQGSCVEFAKLPGGDVAMRNSRHPDGPALVYTPAEIEALLLGVKDGEFDHLIVGR; encoded by the coding sequence GTGCACCACGCGTACAACGGCATCGCGGCCACGGAGCTCCACGGGGTCGTCTGGCAGAAGAGCAGACACAGCAACTCCCAGGGCTCGTGCGTGGAGTTCGCCAAGCTGCCGGGCGGGGACGTGGCGATGCGCAACTCACGGCACCCGGACGGCCCCGCACTCGTATATACGCCTGCGGAGATCGAAGCGTTGCTTCTGGGCGTCAAGGACGGGGAATTCGATCACCTGATCGTGGGGAGGTAG
- a CDS encoding ATP-binding protein, whose product MGMNGSTMLEPLRQGLPPIDPAAVSSSASCALPARYEAVRGARQFTKATLGQWDLSDRFDDVALVVSELVTNALRHALPKDPPREVQEPPVRLHLMRWTSRLVCAVRDPSQVSPGAGESGDIPFPDPSGAAESGRGLFLVDSFSDSWGWHPLAGSLHGKVVWALFLLG is encoded by the coding sequence ATGGGGATGAATGGATCGACCATGCTCGAGCCGTTACGGCAGGGGCTTCCCCCCATCGATCCCGCAGCGGTTTCCAGCTCGGCCTCGTGCGCACTGCCCGCCCGCTATGAAGCGGTGCGCGGAGCACGGCAGTTCACCAAGGCAACGCTCGGCCAGTGGGATCTGAGCGACAGATTCGACGATGTCGCGCTGGTCGTCTCCGAACTCGTCACCAACGCCCTGCGGCACGCGCTGCCCAAGGATCCTCCGCGGGAGGTTCAGGAGCCGCCCGTACGGCTCCACTTGATGCGCTGGACGAGCCGTCTGGTGTGCGCGGTGCGCGACCCCAGCCAGGTCAGTCCCGGGGCCGGCGAGAGCGGCGACATCCCTTTTCCCGACCCCAGTGGTGCGGCCGAGTCGGGCCGTGGTCTGTTCCTGGTGGACTCCTTCAGCGACAGCTGGGGCTGGCACCCGCTCGCCGGGTCGCTGCACGGAAAGGTCGTCTGGGCACTGTTCCTGCTGGGCTAG
- a CDS encoding helix-turn-helix domain-containing protein, with the protein MTAGESSGSVVRRILLGSQLRRLRESRGITREAAGYSIRASESKISRMELGRVSFKARDVEDLLTLYGVADEAERGSLLGLAKEANVAGWWHSYGDVLPGWFQTYVGLEGAASLIRIYEVQFVHGLLQTEAYAHAVVTRGIPDAPRAEIDRRVALRLERQKALVSERAPRFHAVLDEAALRRPYGDRAVMQGQLRHLIEISEQPNITLQVMPFSFGGHAGESGAFTMLRFPESDLSDLVYLEQLTSALYLDKREEVAQYERVMRRLQEDSPDPAESRDLLRGLLQLI; encoded by the coding sequence GTGACCGCAGGCGAGTCGAGCGGTTCCGTGGTACGGCGCATCCTGTTGGGCTCACAGTTGAGGCGGCTGCGCGAATCGCGTGGCATCACCCGTGAGGCGGCCGGGTACTCCATCCGCGCGTCCGAATCCAAGATCAGCCGCATGGAGTTGGGACGGGTGAGCTTCAAGGCGAGGGACGTCGAGGATCTGCTGACGCTCTATGGAGTCGCCGACGAAGCGGAACGCGGATCCCTGCTCGGCCTCGCGAAGGAGGCCAATGTCGCCGGGTGGTGGCACAGCTACGGCGATGTGCTGCCCGGCTGGTTTCAGACATATGTGGGGCTGGAAGGTGCCGCCTCACTCATCCGCATCTATGAAGTGCAGTTCGTGCACGGCCTGTTGCAGACCGAGGCATACGCCCATGCCGTGGTCACCCGCGGCATCCCGGACGCTCCCCGGGCCGAGATCGACCGCCGGGTCGCGCTCCGCCTCGAGCGCCAGAAGGCCCTCGTCTCCGAGCGCGCGCCACGCTTCCACGCCGTGCTCGACGAGGCCGCGCTGCGCCGTCCGTACGGGGACCGGGCCGTGATGCAGGGCCAGTTGAGGCATCTCATCGAGATCTCCGAGCAGCCGAACATCACACTGCAGGTGATGCCCTTCAGCTTCGGCGGGCACGCCGGCGAGAGCGGCGCCTTCACCATGCTGCGCTTCCCCGAGTCGGACCTCTCCGATCTCGTCTATCTGGAGCAGCTCACCAGCGCCCTGTACCTCGACAAGCGCGAGGAGGTCGCTCAGTACGAACGGGTCATGCGGCGGCTCCAGGAGGACAGCCCGGATCCGGCCGAGAGCCGGGATCTTCTCCGCGGTCTTCTTCAACTCATCTGA
- a CDS encoding aldehyde dehydrogenase family protein, which translates to MSLFTELAHQYIDGEWRPGSGSWDIIDFNPYDGEKLASIPVATAVEVDQAYRAAERAQEGWAATNPYTRRLVFERALRVIEDREQEITETIIAELGGTHLKAAFELHLAKEFLREAVQLALRPEGRILPSPTDGKENRVYRLPVGVVGVISPFNFPFLLSIKSVAPALALGNAVVLKPHQNTPICGGSLVAKVFEEAGLSAGLLNVVITDIAEIGDALIAHPVPKAISFTGSDKVGQHVATVCAANFKRAILELGGNSALIVLDDADVDYAVDAAVFSRFVHQGQVCMAANRILVDRKVEKEFTEKFVAKVRTLKVGDPSDPQTHIGPLINSTQADAVTSLVEQTVEGGATALLRGSAEGNLVGPSVLTGLADDSPILSQEIFGPVALVVPFDGEDEAVRIANDTPYGLSGAVHTGDIERGVRIAHRINTGMIHINDSTVHDEPIVPFGGEKHSGSGRLNGESMIEAFTTQKWISVQHGRSQFPF; encoded by the coding sequence ATGTCCTTGTTCACCGAGCTGGCCCACCAGTACATCGATGGCGAGTGGAGGCCGGGAAGCGGCTCCTGGGACATCATCGATTTCAACCCGTACGACGGCGAGAAGCTGGCCTCGATCCCGGTCGCCACCGCTGTGGAGGTGGACCAGGCCTACCGCGCCGCCGAGCGCGCGCAGGAGGGCTGGGCCGCGACCAATCCGTATACCCGCCGGCTGGTCTTCGAGCGGGCTCTGCGGGTCATAGAGGACCGCGAGCAGGAGATCACCGAGACGATCATCGCGGAGCTCGGCGGCACCCATCTGAAGGCGGCCTTCGAGCTGCACCTCGCCAAGGAGTTCCTGCGCGAGGCGGTGCAGCTGGCACTGCGGCCCGAGGGCCGGATCCTTCCTTCGCCGACCGACGGCAAGGAGAACCGCGTCTACCGCCTGCCGGTCGGCGTCGTGGGCGTCATCAGCCCCTTCAACTTCCCCTTCCTGCTGTCGATCAAGTCGGTCGCGCCGGCGCTGGCGCTCGGCAACGCCGTGGTGCTCAAGCCGCACCAGAACACTCCGATCTGCGGCGGATCCCTGGTGGCCAAGGTGTTCGAGGAGGCGGGTCTGTCGGCCGGTCTGCTGAATGTCGTCATCACCGACATAGCGGAGATAGGCGACGCGCTGATCGCGCACCCGGTGCCGAAGGCGATCTCCTTCACCGGCTCCGACAAGGTGGGACAGCATGTCGCCACTGTCTGCGCGGCGAACTTCAAGCGGGCCATCCTCGAACTGGGCGGCAACAGCGCGCTGATCGTGCTCGACGACGCCGATGTCGACTACGCGGTGGACGCGGCGGTCTTCAGCCGCTTCGTGCACCAGGGCCAGGTCTGCATGGCGGCCAACCGCATCCTGGTGGACCGGAAGGTGGAGAAGGAGTTCACCGAGAAGTTCGTCGCCAAGGTCAGGACCCTGAAGGTCGGCGACCCGTCGGACCCGCAGACCCATATCGGCCCGCTCATCAACTCCACGCAGGCCGACGCGGTGACATCGCTGGTCGAGCAGACGGTGGAGGGCGGCGCGACCGCCCTGCTGCGCGGGAGCGCCGAGGGCAATCTGGTGGGTCCTTCGGTGCTGACCGGCCTGGCGGACGACTCGCCGATCCTGTCGCAGGAGATCTTCGGCCCGGTGGCGCTCGTCGTGCCGTTCGACGGGGAGGACGAGGCGGTCAGGATCGCCAACGACACTCCGTACGGCTTGAGCGGGGCCGTGCACACCGGTGACATCGAGCGCGGTGTGCGGATCGCGCACCGGATCAACACCGGCATGATCCACATCAATGACAGCACGGTCCACGACGAGCCGATCGTCCCCTTCGGCGGCGAGAAGCACTCCGGCAGCGGGCGCCTGAACGGTGAGTCGATGATCGAGGCCTTCACGACTCAGAAGTGGATCTCGGTGCAGCACGGCCGTTCGCAGTTCCCGTTCTGA
- a CDS encoding DinB family protein, with amino-acid sequence MVTHVPAEAQGDERGALLSFVEAQRGALRRSVLGLTEGQAASRPSASELSLSGLLKHVAETELGWLRLAQQKPNEKQRTEETWTDSFRLAGDETIPGVLAFWDEVAKETAEFIHSVPSLNDTFPLPPQPWYPKDGAVSMRWLLLHLVEEIGRHAGHADIVRESLDGKTAFELVALESGQSWG; translated from the coding sequence ATGGTCACTCACGTTCCCGCGGAGGCCCAGGGCGACGAGCGCGGCGCGCTCCTCTCCTTCGTCGAGGCGCAGCGCGGCGCGCTCCGCCGCTCCGTACTCGGACTGACCGAAGGGCAGGCCGCGAGCCGCCCGAGCGCCAGCGAGCTCTCCCTCTCCGGACTGCTCAAGCATGTCGCGGAGACGGAGCTCGGCTGGCTGCGGCTGGCGCAGCAGAAGCCGAACGAGAAGCAGCGCACCGAGGAGACCTGGACCGACAGCTTCCGTCTCGCCGGGGACGAGACGATCCCCGGCGTGCTGGCCTTCTGGGACGAAGTGGCCAAGGAGACCGCCGAGTTCATTCACTCCGTGCCCAGCCTGAACGACACCTTCCCGCTGCCCCCGCAGCCCTGGTACCCCAAGGACGGTGCGGTGTCGATGCGCTGGCTGCTGCTGCACCTGGTGGAGGAGATCGGCCGGCACGCGGGCCACGCGGACATCGTCCGCGAGTCGCTGGACGGCAAGACCGCCTTCGAGCTGGTGGCCCTGGAGAGCGGCCAGAGCTGGGGCTAG
- a CDS encoding PadR family transcriptional regulator — MSAIRLLVLGAVRQHGRAHGYQVRNDLEYWGAHEWSNAKPGSIYHALKQMAKQGLLHAHEIAPSTAGGPPRTEYEITGKGTEEYFGLLRESLTSYDQKTDVLSAGIGFIVDLKREEAVALLKERVRGLQEWRSSVTDYYTPEGGPESIGHIGEIMNMWVSSADSGAEWTQGLIRRIEGGAYTFAGEGEPFVGVLPEAGENPYERGEPHEEDRS, encoded by the coding sequence ATGTCTGCGATCCGGCTGCTCGTCCTCGGGGCCGTACGCCAGCACGGGCGGGCGCACGGTTACCAGGTCCGCAACGACCTGGAGTACTGGGGCGCGCATGAGTGGTCCAACGCCAAGCCCGGCTCGATCTATCACGCGCTGAAGCAGATGGCGAAACAAGGACTCCTGCACGCTCATGAGATCGCTCCGTCCACGGCCGGCGGGCCGCCCCGTACCGAGTACGAGATCACCGGGAAGGGCACCGAGGAGTACTTCGGGCTGCTGCGCGAGTCGCTGACGTCCTACGACCAGAAGACGGACGTGCTCTCGGCGGGGATCGGCTTCATCGTCGACCTGAAGCGTGAGGAGGCCGTGGCGCTGCTCAAGGAGCGGGTGCGCGGACTCCAGGAGTGGCGGTCTTCGGTGACGGACTACTACACGCCCGAGGGCGGGCCCGAGTCGATCGGGCACATCGGCGAGATCATGAACATGTGGGTCTCCTCGGCGGATTCGGGTGCGGAGTGGACGCAGGGCCTGATCCGGCGGATCGAGGGCGGGGCGTACACCTTCGCGGGGGAGGGTGAGCCGTTTGTGGGGGTGCTCCCCGAGGCCGGGGAGAACCCGTACGAGAGGGGCGAGCCACATGAGGAGGACCGGAGCTGA
- a CDS encoding glutamate decarboxylase yields the protein MPLHKGASDSPGEQERRLSLNPFIGEADPVSGMTTAPPKHRLPDGPMPPSTAYRLVHDELMLDGNSRLNLATFVTTWMEEQAGVLMAECRDKNMIDKDEYPRTAELERRCVAMLADLWRAPEPGAVVGCSTTGSSEACMLAGMALKRRWMLRNSDRYPATARPNLVMGINVQVCWDKFCTFWEVEPRLVPMEGDRFHLDPQAAADLCDENTIGVVTVLGSTFDGSYEPVAEVCAALDALQERTGLDIPVHVDGASGAMVAPFIDEELVWDFRLPRVSSINTSGHKYGLVYPGVGWALWRSSAELPEELVFRVNYLGGDMPTFALNFSRPGAQVVAQYYTFLRLGRDGYRAVQQTTRDVAVGLADKIAALGDFQLLTHGDQLPVFALTTAPGVQNFDVFDVSRRLREQGWTVPAYTFPANREDLSVLRVVCRNGFSEDLGELLLEDLRALLPELRRQPHPLSKDTAAATAFHH from the coding sequence ATGCCACTCCACAAGGGCGCAAGTGACTCCCCCGGCGAGCAGGAGCGCCGGCTCTCCCTCAACCCCTTCATCGGGGAGGCCGACCCGGTCAGCGGAATGACCACCGCCCCGCCCAAGCACCGGCTTCCCGACGGTCCGATGCCGCCGTCGACCGCGTACCGGCTGGTCCATGACGAGCTGATGCTCGACGGCAACTCCCGGCTCAACCTCGCCACCTTCGTCACCACCTGGATGGAGGAGCAGGCCGGGGTGCTGATGGCGGAGTGCAGGGACAAGAACATGATCGACAAGGACGAGTACCCCCGCACGGCAGAACTGGAGCGGCGCTGCGTGGCCATGCTCGCCGACCTCTGGCGCGCCCCGGAGCCCGGCGCCGTGGTCGGCTGCTCGACCACCGGCTCCAGCGAGGCCTGCATGCTCGCCGGGATGGCCCTCAAGCGCCGCTGGATGCTGCGCAACAGCGACCGCTACCCCGCCACCGCCCGGCCGAATCTCGTCATGGGCATCAACGTCCAGGTCTGCTGGGACAAATTCTGCACCTTCTGGGAGGTCGAACCGCGGCTCGTGCCCATGGAGGGCGACCGCTTCCACCTCGACCCGCAGGCCGCCGCCGATCTCTGCGACGAGAACACCATCGGCGTCGTGACCGTGCTCGGCTCGACCTTCGACGGGTCGTACGAACCGGTCGCCGAGGTCTGCGCGGCCCTGGACGCCCTCCAGGAGCGCACCGGCCTGGACATCCCCGTCCATGTCGACGGCGCGTCCGGCGCGATGGTCGCGCCCTTCATCGACGAGGAGCTTGTCTGGGACTTCCGGCTGCCGCGCGTCTCCTCCATCAATACCTCCGGGCACAAATACGGCCTGGTCTATCCCGGCGTCGGCTGGGCGCTGTGGCGCTCGTCCGCCGAGCTGCCCGAGGAGCTGGTCTTCCGGGTCAACTATCTGGGCGGCGACATGCCCACCTTCGCCCTCAACTTCTCCCGGCCCGGCGCGCAGGTCGTGGCGCAGTACTACACGTTCCTGCGGCTGGGGCGGGACGGGTACCGGGCCGTCCAGCAGACGACCCGCGATGTCGCCGTCGGGCTCGCGGACAAGATCGCCGCCCTGGGTGATTTCCAACTCCTCACCCATGGCGACCAGTTGCCCGTGTTCGCCCTCACCACCGCACCGGGCGTGCAGAACTTCGACGTCTTCGACGTCTCGCGACGCCTGCGCGAGCAGGGCTGGACGGTGCCCGCGTACACCTTCCCGGCGAATCGCGAGGATCTCTCGGTGCTGCGTGTGGTCTGCCGCAACGGTTTCTCGGAGGACCTCGGCGAGCTACTGCTCGAAGACCTGCGGGCGCTGCTGCCGGAACTGCGCCGCCAGCCCCACCCCTTGAGCAAGGACACGGCCGCGGCGACAGCCTTCCACCACTGA
- a CDS encoding MerR family transcriptional regulator, whose amino-acid sequence MSYSVGEVAGFAGVTVRTLHHYDEIGLLAPSGRSRAGHRRYDDADLDRLQQILFYRELGFPLDEVAALLDDPDADPREHLRRQHALLSARITKLQEMAAAVEQAMEAKKMGINLTPEEKFEVFGDKDPEQYAQEAERRWGGTETYAESQRRAAAYTKEDWKRMQAEVADWSARYDALMAAGEPPTGERAMDLAEEHRRHITQWFYECSYEIHTGLGEMYVSDERFRAFYDSTRPGLAVHLRDAILANAALNS is encoded by the coding sequence ATGAGCTACTCCGTGGGAGAGGTCGCCGGTTTCGCCGGAGTGACGGTGCGCACACTGCATCACTACGACGAGATCGGACTGCTCGCCCCGAGCGGTCGCAGCCGTGCGGGCCACCGGCGTTACGACGATGCCGACCTCGACCGGCTGCAGCAGATCCTGTTCTACCGGGAGCTCGGATTCCCGCTCGACGAGGTCGCGGCACTGCTCGACGACCCGGACGCGGACCCGCGGGAACACCTGCGCCGGCAGCACGCGCTGCTGTCCGCCCGGATCACCAAGCTGCAGGAGATGGCCGCCGCCGTCGAACAAGCCATGGAGGCGAAGAAGATGGGCATCAACCTCACGCCCGAGGAGAAGTTCGAGGTCTTCGGGGACAAGGACCCCGAGCAGTACGCACAGGAGGCGGAGCGGCGCTGGGGCGGCACCGAGACCTACGCCGAGTCGCAGCGAAGGGCCGCGGCCTACACCAAGGAGGACTGGAAGCGCATGCAGGCCGAGGTCGCCGACTGGAGCGCGCGCTACGACGCCCTGATGGCGGCCGGTGAGCCGCCGACCGGTGAGCGGGCCATGGACCTGGCCGAGGAGCACCGGCGGCACATCACCCAGTGGTTCTACGAGTGCTCCTACGAGATCCACACGGGGCTCGGCGAGATGTATGTGTCGGACGAACGGTTCCGCGCGTTCTACGACTCCACCCGGCCGGGGCTCGCCGTCCATCTGCGTGACGCGATCCTCGCCAACGCCGCGCTCAACAGCTGA
- a CDS encoding YbjQ family protein yields MGIDDYGGGQGKQSDVLVVTTNDVPGFQVQEVIGEVFGLTVRSRHLGSQIGAGLKSMIGGELKGLTKTLVETRNQAMDRLVEQARSRGANAVLMFRFDVTEAADVGTEVCAYGTAVVLART; encoded by the coding sequence ATGGGCATCGATGATTACGGCGGCGGACAGGGCAAGCAGTCCGACGTGCTGGTCGTCACCACGAACGACGTACCCGGATTCCAGGTGCAGGAAGTCATCGGCGAGGTCTTCGGTCTGACGGTGCGCTCGCGGCATCTGGGCAGCCAGATCGGGGCGGGCCTCAAGTCGATGATCGGCGGCGAGCTGAAGGGTCTGACCAAGACCCTGGTCGAGACCCGCAACCAGGCGATGGACCGGCTCGTCGAGCAGGCGCGGTCGCGCGGCGCGAACGCGGTGCTGATGTTCCGCTTCGATGTGACGGAAGCGGCGGATGTGGGCACGGAGGTCTGTGCCTACGGCACCGCGGTGGTCCTGGCCCGGACCTGA
- a CDS encoding DedA family protein, translating into MTTLALGPSWLDPDYLIGTFGLIGVLVIVFAESGLLIGFFLPGDSLLFTTGLLVTTGSLDDLPLWAVCALVVLAAIAGDQVGYLFGRKVGPSLFKRPDSRLFKQENVEKAHEFFEKYGPKSLVLARFVPIVRTFTPIIAGVSRMNYRSFITFNVIGGTLWGAGVTLLGAALGKIEFVNKNIEAILILIVLISVVPIGIEFLRARSKNKKEAAAAGPAADAPQAQRGRHAKR; encoded by the coding sequence GTGACCACCCTTGCGCTCGGACCGAGCTGGCTGGACCCGGACTATCTGATCGGGACGTTCGGCCTCATCGGTGTCCTGGTCATCGTCTTCGCCGAGTCCGGCCTGCTCATCGGCTTCTTCCTGCCGGGTGACTCGCTGCTGTTCACCACCGGCCTGCTGGTGACGACCGGGAGCCTGGACGACCTGCCGCTGTGGGCGGTGTGCGCCCTGGTGGTGCTTGCCGCGATCGCCGGCGACCAAGTCGGCTATCTCTTCGGCCGAAAGGTCGGACCCTCGCTCTTCAAACGCCCCGACTCCAGGCTCTTCAAGCAGGAGAACGTGGAGAAGGCGCACGAGTTCTTCGAGAAGTACGGCCCCAAGTCGCTTGTCCTGGCCCGCTTCGTGCCCATCGTGCGTACCTTCACGCCGATCATCGCCGGTGTGAGCCGGATGAACTACCGCTCGTTCATCACCTTCAACGTCATCGGCGGCACGCTCTGGGGCGCGGGAGTCACGCTGCTCGGCGCCGCGCTCGGCAAGATCGAGTTCGTCAACAAGAACATCGAAGCGATCCTGATCCTGATCGTGCTGATCTCGGTCGTCCCCATCGGAATCGAGTTCCTGCGGGCCCGCTCCAAGAACAAGAAGGAAGCCGCCGCTGCCGGACCGGCGGCCGATGCGCCGCAGGCCCAGCGCGGCCGCCACGCCAAGCGCTGA
- a CDS encoding threonine/serine ThrE exporter family protein yields MVAEPEGPEDRKPQSDEAHSAFTPPSGVGQPEAPEEDHPSSEFAVPAGIGTEAPAEPEGSAFAAPRTYSAKNSPPAFTPAHGIPVVRLTKDAPWQDRMRAMLRMPVGERPVPEAVQKQDEGGPAVPRVLDLTLRIGELLLAGGEGAEDVEAAMFAISRSYGLDRCEPTVTFTLLSITYQPSLVDDPVTANRTVRRRGTDYTRLAAVYRLVHDISSEEAEISLEEAYRRLAEIRRNRHPYPGWALTSAGGLLAGSASVLVGGNLLVFLAAAVGAMLGDRLAWLCAGRGLPEFYQFVAAAMPPAAMGVALTLSPLEVRASAVITGGLFALIPGRALVAGVQDGLTGFYITAAARLLEVGYLVVGIVVGVLMVLYLGVALDAGLNPETAIHSVERPVIQTLAAMALSLCFAVLLQQERNTVPLAALNGGVAWVVYAALADTANVPPVAATAVAAGLVGIFGHMFSRYRFASALPYVTAAIGPLLPGSATYFGLLEIARNDLNAGLASLSKAAALALAIAIGVNLGGEISRLFLRLPVTEGPAGRRAAKRTRGF; encoded by the coding sequence GTGGTGGCGGAACCGGAGGGTCCGGAAGACCGGAAGCCTCAGTCCGACGAGGCGCACAGCGCCTTCACCCCGCCATCCGGTGTGGGCCAGCCGGAAGCGCCCGAGGAGGACCATCCATCCTCGGAGTTCGCCGTTCCGGCAGGGATCGGCACCGAGGCTCCGGCCGAGCCGGAGGGTTCCGCTTTCGCAGCGCCCCGCACCTACAGCGCCAAGAACTCACCGCCCGCCTTCACCCCGGCGCACGGCATCCCCGTGGTCCGGCTCACCAAGGACGCGCCCTGGCAGGACCGGATGCGGGCGATGCTGCGGATGCCGGTGGGCGAACGGCCGGTTCCCGAGGCGGTGCAGAAGCAGGACGAGGGCGGTCCCGCCGTTCCCCGCGTGCTTGACCTGACGCTCCGTATCGGCGAACTGCTGCTCGCGGGAGGCGAGGGAGCGGAGGACGTCGAGGCGGCCATGTTCGCCATCTCGCGTTCGTACGGACTCGACCGCTGCGAGCCGACCGTCACCTTCACCCTGCTGTCGATCACGTACCAGCCCTCGCTGGTCGACGATCCGGTCACGGCGAACCGGACGGTTCGGCGACGTGGCACCGACTACACCCGACTGGCGGCCGTCTACCGCCTCGTCCACGACATCAGCTCCGAGGAGGCGGAGATCTCGCTGGAGGAGGCCTACCGGCGACTCGCGGAGATACGCCGTAACCGGCACCCGTATCCGGGCTGGGCCCTCACCTCGGCCGGCGGTCTGCTGGCCGGCTCGGCGTCCGTGCTGGTCGGCGGCAATCTGCTGGTGTTCCTGGCGGCTGCGGTCGGCGCGATGCTCGGTGACCGGCTGGCCTGGCTGTGCGCGGGCCGCGGGCTGCCGGAGTTCTACCAGTTCGTGGCGGCGGCCATGCCGCCGGCCGCGATGGGTGTCGCCCTGACGCTGTCACCGCTGGAGGTGCGCGCCTCCGCAGTGATCACCGGTGGACTCTTCGCGCTGATCCCGGGACGGGCGCTGGTCGCCGGTGTGCAGGACGGCCTGACGGGCTTCTACATCACGGCGGCCGCCCGCCTGCTCGAGGTGGGCTATCTCGTCGTGGGCATCGTCGTCGGCGTGCTGATGGTGCTCTATCTGGGCGTCGCGCTGGACGCGGGCCTCAACCCGGAGACCGCCATCCACAGTGTGGAGCGGCCGGTGATCCAGACGCTGGCGGCGATGGCGCTGTCGCTCTGCTTCGCCGTACTGCTGCAGCAGGAGCGCAACACGGTGCCGCTGGCTGCGCTCAACGGCGGAGTGGCCTGGGTGGTGTACGCGGCGCTCGCGGACACCGCGAATGTGCCGCCGGTCGCCGCGACGGCCGTCGCGGCCGGTCTGGTGGGCATCTTCGGGCACATGTTCTCGCGCTACCGGTTCGCGTCCGCGCTGCCGTATGTCACCGCCGCGATCGGGCCGCTGCTGCCGGGTAGCGCGACGTACTTCGGACTGCTGGAGATCGCCAGGAACGATCTCAACGCGGGCCTCGCCTCACTGTCCAAGGCGGCGGCGCTGGCGCTGGCCATCGCGATCGGGGTGAACCTGGGCGGGGAGATCTCCCGGCTGTTCCTGCGGTTGCCGGTCACCGAGGGGCCGGCCGGGCGCCGCGCGGCCAAGCGGACGCGCGGCTTCTAG
- a CDS encoding inorganic diphosphatase, whose protein sequence is MEFDVTIEIPKGSRNKYEVDHETGRIRLDRRLFTSTSYPADYGFVENTLGEDGDPLDALVILDEPTFPGCLIKCRAIGMFRMTDEAGGDDKLLCVPASDPRVEHLRDIHHVSEFDRLEIQHFFEVYKDLEPGKSVEGANWVGRTEAEAEIEASYKRLEAQGGAH, encoded by the coding sequence GTGGAGTTCGACGTCACCATCGAGATCCCGAAGGGTTCGCGGAACAAGTACGAGGTGGACCACGAGACCGGTCGGATCCGCCTGGACCGTCGACTCTTCACCTCGACCAGCTACCCGGCCGACTACGGCTTCGTCGAGAACACCCTCGGCGAGGACGGCGACCCGCTGGACGCGCTGGTCATCCTTGACGAGCCGACCTTCCCCGGCTGCCTGATCAAGTGCCGCGCCATCGGAATGTTCCGGATGACGGACGAGGCGGGCGGCGACGACAAGCTGCTGTGCGTGCCGGCCTCCGACCCGCGGGTGGAGCACCTGCGCGACATCCACCACGTGTCCGAGTTCGACCGGCTGGAGATCCAGCACTTCTTCGAGGTCTACAAGGACCTGGAGCCGGGCAAGTCCGTAGAGGGCGCGAACTGGGTCGGCCGCACCGAGGCCGAGGCGGAGATCGAGGCCTCCTACAAGCGCCTCGAGGCGCAGGGCGGGGCTCACTGA